In Methanosarcina siciliae T4/M, one genomic interval encodes:
- a CDS encoding ABC transporter ATP-binding protein, whose product MRLSIDGVTLSYASVPVLHGISMEFCKPGVIGIIGPNGAGKSTLLRCINDVLTPKNGTVCLDGKKTRDMDAVEVARNFGYVPQEFPITFQATVFDTVLMGRRPFSSWRVSRDDVEITGAALKLLNLEQVALRSHSELSGGQQQRVLIARALAQQSRVLLLDEPTSKLDIRHQLEVMDIIRTLVDERGLLSILVIHDLNLASRYSDRLIMLKEGKIYAAGDPATVLTQENIRAVYGVEAAVVLEDNLPHIIPKKPV is encoded by the coding sequence TTGAGGCTCTCGATCGACGGGGTCACACTCTCATATGCATCGGTGCCGGTGCTCCATGGGATTTCTATGGAGTTTTGCAAACCCGGGGTTATTGGCATAATAGGGCCGAACGGGGCAGGAAAGAGCACGCTGCTCCGCTGCATTAATGATGTTCTCACACCGAAGAACGGTACGGTCTGCCTGGACGGGAAAAAGACCCGGGATATGGATGCGGTTGAAGTCGCCCGAAATTTTGGCTACGTGCCCCAGGAGTTTCCGATTACCTTTCAGGCAACCGTTTTTGACACGGTACTCATGGGCAGGCGGCCGTTTTCGTCCTGGAGGGTCAGCAGGGATGATGTTGAGATCACAGGGGCAGCCCTCAAGCTGCTGAACCTCGAACAGGTTGCGCTCCGCTCCCACTCGGAACTCTCCGGTGGCCAGCAGCAGCGGGTGTTGATAGCCCGGGCTCTTGCTCAACAAAGCCGGGTGCTCCTCCTTGACGAGCCGACCTCCAAGCTTGATATCAGGCACCAGCTCGAAGTGATGGATATCATTCGGACCCTTGTAGACGAAAGGGGACTGCTCTCGATCCTCGTTATTCATGACCTCAACCTTGCCTCCCGGTACTCTGACCGGCTCATCATGCTTAAAGAAGGGAAGATATACGCAGCCGGAGACCCTGCCACAGTCCTGACACAGGAGAATATCAGAGCGGTCTACGGTGTCGAAGCTGCTGTGGTACTCGAGGACAACCTCCCGCATATCATTCCAAAAAAGCCGGTATGA
- a CDS encoding ABC transporter substrate-binding protein, with amino-acid sequence MREQTLITLSLILLIATAASGCMQAPVQTTDNETTSGDEYRTVVDSRGVEVKVPANIERVVTVSDGLVEETMVVLGVDDTLVGLGSKGLQYEGDFFYPTDSGTNVTVSGGKHVVLALSPDVKDLPLVVDYGVAMNYETLASLEPDVIIIRMGSSAFLSGEDERAQKAIRTLESLGIPLVVLYSPNCYENSDPTAISDEIRIIGEVFGKEEEADRLASCLESGQEMIIERTRNISEEEKPDVLVFGLSPMHRTQTSAGIAWGLKTTESYMIEDIVNTKNAFRSDLGSFEVVSTEQVLAMDPDVIVLGTAAHYAPPDEMYEASYYKNLRELQAVKNRRVVSLPYSPRNSAKRLEYPLDLMVIAKAAYPEQFADIDLNEWTLSFYQEAYGVDRDTAVQLRSAQLMDWCVET; translated from the coding sequence ATGCGGGAACAAACCCTTATTACACTGAGCCTGATCCTGCTCATTGCAACTGCAGCCTCGGGTTGCATGCAGGCGCCCGTGCAGACCACGGATAACGAAACAACATCCGGAGACGAATACCGGACCGTCGTCGACAGCCGTGGGGTTGAGGTAAAGGTGCCAGCCAACATCGAAAGGGTGGTTACCGTTTCCGACGGCCTTGTGGAAGAGACTATGGTGGTGTTAGGCGTAGATGATACGCTCGTAGGCCTCGGTTCAAAAGGTCTCCAGTATGAAGGGGATTTTTTCTACCCAACCGATAGTGGCACAAATGTTACGGTGAGCGGAGGCAAACATGTGGTTCTGGCTCTTTCCCCGGATGTAAAAGACCTTCCCCTGGTGGTAGACTACGGCGTGGCAATGAACTACGAGACCCTCGCGTCTCTTGAACCCGATGTCATTATCATTCGCATGGGAAGCTCCGCGTTCCTGTCCGGAGAGGACGAAAGGGCGCAGAAAGCAATCCGGACACTCGAATCACTCGGGATACCCCTGGTTGTCCTCTACAGTCCCAATTGCTATGAAAATTCGGACCCTACAGCGATTTCAGACGAGATCCGCATCATAGGGGAGGTTTTTGGAAAAGAGGAGGAGGCTGATAGGCTCGCTTCGTGTCTTGAGTCCGGGCAGGAGATGATCATAGAACGGACACGGAATATTTCGGAGGAAGAGAAACCGGATGTGCTGGTGTTCGGCCTTTCCCCCATGCACCGTACACAGACTTCTGCCGGAATCGCCTGGGGGCTCAAGACCACGGAGTCGTACATGATCGAGGATATTGTCAACACAAAAAACGCTTTTCGCTCCGATCTTGGTTCCTTTGAGGTGGTAAGCACCGAACAGGTGCTGGCTATGGACCCTGATGTCATTGTGCTCGGCACTGCGGCCCACTATGCCCCTCCGGATGAGATGTACGAGGCTTCATACTACAAAAACCTCCGTGAACTCCAGGCCGTGAAAAACCGCCGGGTTGTATCTCTCCCCTACTCCCCCCGAAACAGTGCAAAACGCCTGGAATACCCCCTCGACCTGATGGTTATCGCAAAGGCGGCATACCCCGAACAATTCGCGGACATCGACCTTAACGAGTGGACCCTGTCTTTTTACCAGGAAGCCTATGGTGTGGACCGTGACACAGCGGTACAGCTTCGTTCGGCCCAGTTGATGGACTGGTGCGTGGAGACGTGA
- a CDS encoding ABC transporter ATP-binding protein — translation MLRVHNVHFSYGETPVLNGVSFHVREGELCGLFGPNGSGKTTLFRCCLRFLNLKQGTVQICGNDISKLSTGEMAKVVAYVPQEHKPPFPYLVREVVLMGRTPHLRGVFGISRRDRMIAMDALETLGIAGLAERPYSRLSGGQRQMVLMARAIAQDTPLMFLDEPTSALDFQNQMRIWEIMRSVVEDGRTIIACSHDPNHVAWFCDRVVVVGNNGVIADGDPAEAINEQTLGQIYRNTCSVQTVDGIRMVMPAGLQARKAGKTQANTHNQHACNRNVEQKTVRRIDYDIRYDKLEQ, via the coding sequence ATGCTTCGTGTTCATAACGTCCATTTCAGCTATGGGGAGACCCCCGTTCTCAATGGTGTCTCTTTTCATGTAAGGGAAGGAGAACTCTGCGGCTTATTCGGCCCTAACGGCTCGGGAAAGACCACACTGTTCAGGTGCTGCCTCAGGTTCCTCAATCTCAAACAGGGTACCGTTCAGATCTGCGGCAATGATATCTCGAAGCTTTCGACCGGGGAAATGGCAAAAGTCGTGGCATATGTCCCCCAGGAGCACAAACCTCCCTTCCCGTATCTTGTACGTGAAGTCGTCCTCATGGGAAGGACCCCGCATCTCAGGGGAGTTTTTGGAATCAGCCGTCGTGACAGAATGATAGCGATGGACGCACTCGAGACCCTTGGCATAGCCGGGCTTGCGGAAAGGCCCTACTCCCGGCTCTCGGGCGGCCAGCGCCAGATGGTGCTGATGGCAAGAGCCATTGCCCAGGACACCCCCTTGATGTTTCTTGACGAACCGACTTCAGCCCTCGATTTTCAGAACCAGATGCGGATCTGGGAGATTATGCGCAGCGTCGTCGAGGACGGCAGGACCATCATCGCCTGCAGTCACGATCCGAATCATGTCGCCTGGTTCTGTGACCGTGTGGTTGTGGTCGGGAATAACGGTGTGATTGCTGACGGCGATCCTGCCGAGGCGATCAATGAACAGACCCTCGGGCAGATCTACAGGAATACCTGCTCCGTGCAGACAGTGGATGGGATAAGGATGGTAATGCCCGCAGGACTGCAAGCCCGGAAAGCCGGAAAAACGCAGGCAAATACCCATAATCAGCATGCCTGCAATCGGAATGTAGAGCAAAAGACTGTACGGAGAATAGATTATGACATCCGATATGATAAACTGGAACAATGA
- a CDS encoding FecCD family ABC transporter permease, translating into MAESISTEDFHSAPGYKRIYDFSDLRKIGILVALGTGLIAMAGVAVMMGNYNIAITDIIYTIITHLTFGDISAIPKLHNMVIWELRIPRILLAFLIGGSLAIAGAVFQSVFRNPLVEPYILGASSGAAFGAALAIVFPIIGVSIQISAFFFGALAVTFAYLLARVRGETPIVTLVLAGVIIGSVFTALVSLLKYLSDDTALREIVFWLMGGFYYATWDDIILLAPITGAGLLILLAMGWKLNILSMGDEEARALGVNPERSKFIVIAIATALTAFSVSLVGIIAWVGLMMPHASRILLGPDNRYVIPASFMMGGMYVIVSDTLARTLISSEIPVGIITSVLGAPYLCYLLRSKGKVMFG; encoded by the coding sequence ATGGCCGAATCAATCTCAACAGAAGATTTCCATTCCGCACCGGGCTACAAGAGAATCTATGATTTTTCCGATTTACGAAAAATTGGCATTCTTGTGGCGCTGGGAACCGGGCTCATCGCTATGGCAGGTGTCGCCGTCATGATGGGAAATTACAACATCGCCATTACCGACATCATCTATACGATCATCACACACCTGACGTTCGGGGATATCTCCGCAATCCCTAAGCTCCATAATATGGTTATCTGGGAGCTTCGCATCCCCCGTATTCTCCTCGCTTTCCTGATCGGCGGGTCACTCGCCATCGCCGGCGCCGTCTTCCAGAGTGTCTTTCGCAATCCCCTCGTTGAACCCTATATCCTCGGTGCCTCCTCAGGCGCCGCATTCGGAGCTGCTCTTGCAATCGTTTTTCCTATTATCGGGGTCTCGATCCAGATCTCAGCATTCTTTTTTGGGGCACTTGCGGTCACTTTTGCATACCTTCTCGCAAGGGTACGGGGTGAGACTCCCATCGTCACCCTCGTCCTCGCAGGCGTGATCATCGGTTCGGTCTTTACGGCACTTGTGTCGCTTCTCAAATACCTTTCCGACGATACGGCACTGCGCGAGATTGTCTTCTGGCTGATGGGCGGCTTTTATTATGCAACCTGGGACGACATAATCCTCCTTGCGCCGATAACCGGGGCAGGGCTCCTCATTCTGCTGGCTATGGGATGGAAACTGAACATCCTCTCCATGGGAGACGAAGAAGCCCGGGCTCTCGGCGTCAATCCGGAAAGATCCAAATTTATCGTCATAGCTATCGCAACCGCCCTTACAGCCTTTTCAGTCTCGCTCGTAGGCATCATCGCATGGGTAGGTCTCATGATGCCACATGCTTCACGGATCCTGCTCGGACCTGACAACCGGTATGTTATCCCTGCATCATTTATGATGGGGGGAATGTATGTCATCGTCTCTGACACCCTTGCACGGACTCTGATCTCCTCAGAGATTCCCGTAGGCATCATCACTTCCGTCCTGGGGGCACCATACCTTTGCTACCTGCTCAGAAGCAAGGGAAAAGTCATGTTCGGGTGA
- a CDS encoding class I SAM-dependent methyltransferase: MKNVKICKRGCGYKPGHGKHERRRGRSSFWMHDSELVFTELKLKEGNSFLDMGCGPGDYSIQASRLVKDTGVVYALDRWQDVIDDLKEKANSEGLKNIRGMISDITSPLPIEEGCIDVYFISTVLHSLDLAKDGDMIFGEIHRVLKPDGRLAIIECKNEEMSFGPPLHMRLSPEGLVNSITNYGFEKISLVDLGCNYMIQFGKKSKILGKRENQK; encoded by the coding sequence ATGAAAAATGTAAAAATATGTAAAAGAGGATGCGGCTACAAGCCGGGCCATGGTAAACATGAACGGAGACGTGGTCGAAGCAGTTTCTGGATGCACGACTCTGAGCTTGTTTTTACTGAGCTGAAACTTAAAGAGGGGAACTCTTTTCTTGATATGGGATGCGGGCCGGGAGACTATTCAATTCAGGCATCCAGACTAGTGAAAGATACCGGGGTAGTGTATGCACTGGACAGGTGGCAGGACGTGATTGATGACCTGAAAGAAAAAGCCAATTCAGAGGGATTAAAGAATATCAGGGGAATGATTTCCGATATTACCAGCCCGTTGCCAATTGAAGAAGGCTGTATCGATGTTTATTTTATTTCTACCGTGCTCCATTCGCTTGACCTGGCTAAAGACGGGGATATGATATTCGGTGAAATCCACCGGGTCTTAAAACCGGATGGGCGCCTGGCAATTATCGAATGCAAAAATGAAGAAATGTCTTTTGGGCCGCCGTTGCACATGCGTTTGTCACCGGAAGGACTGGTAAATTCAATCACGAATTATGGTTTTGAAAAGATAAGCCTAGTTGATCTCGGATGCAACTACATGATTCAATTCGGAAAAAAATCAAAAATTTTGGGGAAGAGGGAAAATCAAAAATGA
- a CDS encoding MATE family efflux transporter: MQEITAGKTARTEDPSSSLDEKTEGIKILHGDPKKAIVKLAIPLIVAMSVQTIYTLVDTFWVSGLGADALAAMGFVFPFFFIQMALTNGLGVGGGAAISRRIGARDKAGADNVAVHTLVIMLLIGTVFTLLSLSFLEDIFILSGAGRTAPLAVAYSKVIFGGSIIVFFANVGNAIIRSEGDSKRAMQAMIIGSVLNIVLDPVFIYTLGMGIAGAALATLLSFGLSCALMLYWFFVRKDSYVSFDFRGFKPDMGITLDIFRVGVPASVQQVTTAMMMLIINLIIVTVSSTDGVAVYSTGWRVVTIAIAPLVGVSMAVVSVSGAAFGAEDFEKARATHSYAIKLGLTLEAAIAVGTFVLAPWIASVFTRADAAAHIAPDLTAFLKIICIFYPTVSLGMLSSSLFQGAGKGLNALAANLLRTLVFTPLFAALFAFTLNMGQTGVWWGLVTGNGLGATVAYTWARYYLNGLLKSESKKTVAVESTA; the protein is encoded by the coding sequence ATGCAAGAAATAACAGCCGGAAAAACAGCCAGAACCGAGGACCCTTCAAGTTCGTTGGACGAAAAGACCGAGGGGATAAAAATCCTTCACGGGGACCCTAAAAAAGCCATCGTGAAACTGGCAATTCCCTTGATAGTGGCAATGTCCGTGCAGACGATCTACACCCTTGTGGATACTTTCTGGGTCTCGGGTCTCGGGGCGGATGCCCTGGCTGCCATGGGTTTTGTATTTCCTTTCTTTTTCATCCAGATGGCCCTTACAAACGGACTCGGGGTAGGCGGAGGTGCCGCCATTTCCCGCAGGATAGGAGCCAGGGACAAGGCCGGGGCTGACAATGTTGCGGTGCATACGTTAGTCATAATGCTGTTAATAGGGACCGTATTTACCTTACTCTCACTCTCTTTCCTTGAAGATATTTTCATACTCAGCGGAGCAGGCAGAACAGCCCCTCTCGCGGTTGCATATTCCAAAGTGATCTTCGGAGGCAGCATCATTGTCTTTTTTGCAAACGTGGGAAACGCAATCATCCGGAGTGAAGGGGACTCAAAAAGGGCCATGCAGGCCATGATCATCGGATCAGTCCTGAACATCGTGCTTGACCCGGTTTTCATCTATACCCTGGGAATGGGAATAGCAGGAGCTGCCTTGGCAACCCTACTTTCATTCGGACTTTCCTGCGCCCTGATGCTGTACTGGTTCTTTGTCAGGAAGGACAGTTATGTTTCCTTTGACTTCCGGGGCTTCAAGCCTGATATGGGGATCACCCTGGATATCTTCAGGGTAGGGGTCCCTGCCTCCGTACAGCAGGTCACGACAGCCATGATGATGCTTATCATAAACCTCATCATTGTCACGGTCAGCAGCACAGATGGAGTTGCGGTCTATTCCACGGGCTGGAGGGTCGTAACCATTGCAATTGCGCCCCTGGTAGGGGTTTCAATGGCTGTGGTCTCGGTATCCGGGGCAGCCTTTGGGGCGGAAGACTTCGAAAAAGCCAGGGCCACCCATTCCTACGCAATAAAACTCGGGTTGACGCTGGAGGCTGCAATCGCAGTCGGGACTTTTGTGCTTGCCCCCTGGATCGCTTCAGTCTTTACCCGGGCTGATGCAGCAGCCCATATCGCTCCCGACCTGACCGCCTTCCTGAAGATAATCTGCATCTTCTATCCCACCGTATCTCTGGGGATGCTTTCTTCCTCCCTTTTCCAGGGCGCAGGGAAAGGCCTGAACGCCCTTGCCGCAAACCTTCTCAGAACCCTTGTATTTACCCCACTTTTTGCCGCCCTCTTCGCCTTTACCCTGAACATGGGACAGACCGGAGTCTGGTGGGGGCTGGTAACAGGCAACGGGCTAGGAGCAACGGTTGCCTATACCTGGGCAAGGTATTACCTGAACGGGCTTTTGAAAAGCGAAAGCAAGAAAACCGTTGCTGTGGAGAGTACGGCCTGA
- a CDS encoding cache domain-containing protein produces MKISKFCIQLVFMLFLILGISGCAQEEEQAQKGGTEEVFLVENESEPQSQVGLSAQKDSVALKVSEAVDLVEEEGTEAFPEFREEGGKWFRGYSYIFIWDTNGTRVVYPPDPSGEGEDVSGLTDINGKPIGKLFIETALGESGEGWVSYEWPKPGETEPSTKYSFIKRAEFDGETYLVGDGFYVEDYLFTRNIGDCESINATGVSLCEFMHPGRTDTELGVDYSIAYVLMEPGEKNLPHRLSNPEVHYVLEGSGTIYIDDVPVSLHEGKLVHVPANEIQYVENTGNSSLRLLLIDQPAWAEENEEVLE; encoded by the coding sequence ATGAAAATATCAAAATTTTGTATCCAGCTTGTCTTTATGCTTTTTTTAATATTGGGCATTTCAGGATGTGCCCAGGAAGAAGAGCAAGCCCAGAAAGGAGGGACAGAAGAAGTATTTCTGGTTGAAAACGAGTCGGAACCTCAGTCGCAGGTCGGGCTTAGCGCCCAGAAGGATTCGGTTGCTTTGAAGGTCAGTGAAGCTGTCGACCTTGTTGAAGAGGAAGGAACAGAAGCTTTTCCGGAATTCAGGGAAGAAGGAGGGAAATGGTTCCGGGGTTATTCCTACATTTTTATCTGGGATACCAACGGGACAAGGGTTGTCTATCCCCCTGACCCAAGCGGGGAAGGAGAGGACGTAAGCGGGCTGACGGATATAAACGGAAAGCCCATAGGAAAGCTCTTCATCGAGACAGCACTCGGCGAAAGCGGGGAGGGCTGGGTATCCTACGAATGGCCGAAACCCGGGGAAACGGAACCCTCCACCAAGTACAGTTTCATAAAAAGAGCTGAATTTGACGGAGAGACGTACCTTGTGGGTGACGGTTTTTATGTGGAGGACTACCTTTTCACGAGAAATATCGGGGATTGCGAATCCATCAATGCGACCGGCGTTTCACTCTGTGAGTTCATGCACCCCGGAAGAACGGACACGGAGCTAGGAGTCGATTACAGCATTGCATACGTGCTCATGGAACCCGGGGAAAAGAACCTTCCGCACAGGCTTTCAAACCCCGAAGTCCATTACGTCCTGGAAGGTTCGGGGACGATTTACATTGACGATGTGCCCGTAAGCCTCCATGAAGGAAAGCTCGTCCATGTTCCTGCAAACGAAATTCAGTATGTAGAAAATACGGGAAATTCCTCTCTCCGCCTCCTTTTAATAGACCAGCCTGCCTGGGCAGAAGAAAATGAGGAGGTCCTGGAGTAA